One genomic segment of Terrihabitans soli includes these proteins:
- the coxB gene encoding cytochrome c oxidase subunit II produces the protein MMLGSRFACRLLAVSALAVLASPALASMGQPSEWQINLQDAVTPIAEQIHWFHNFINVIIFAVTLFVLVLLAICVLRFNEKSNPVPSRTTHNVLLEVVWSVVPVLILVVIAIPSFRLLYAQYDFPKADLTMKITGFQWYWKAEYQTAAAPAADAAAAPAAAPAPAAPHGAAGEAAPLSPDFEVEVRIKAEKDLGPDEPNLLAVDNQLLVPVGKVVRVQVTAYDVIHAFAVPSFGVKVDAVPGRLNETWFRADREGVYYGQCSELCGKDHAFMPLAFRVVSQAEYDAWAAKTRQSAMNEQPRTVADASVSTGK, from the coding sequence ATGATGCTCGGCTCTCGCTTCGCTTGCCGGCTTTTAGCCGTTTCCGCTCTCGCCGTCCTGGCGTCTCCGGCCCTTGCCAGCATGGGCCAGCCCTCCGAATGGCAGATCAATCTGCAGGACGCGGTCACACCGATCGCCGAGCAGATTCACTGGTTCCACAACTTCATCAACGTGATCATCTTCGCGGTCACGCTGTTCGTCCTGGTGCTGCTCGCGATCTGCGTGCTGCGCTTCAACGAGAAGAGCAACCCGGTTCCTTCGCGCACGACGCACAACGTTCTGCTCGAAGTCGTGTGGTCGGTCGTGCCGGTGCTGATCCTTGTGGTGATCGCCATCCCGTCGTTCCGCCTTCTCTATGCGCAGTACGACTTCCCGAAGGCCGATCTGACGATGAAGATCACCGGCTTCCAGTGGTACTGGAAGGCCGAGTATCAGACCGCAGCGGCACCCGCCGCCGATGCGGCGGCCGCTCCGGCCGCAGCTCCGGCTCCCGCCGCGCCGCATGGTGCCGCCGGGGAAGCTGCTCCCCTCTCGCCTGATTTCGAAGTCGAAGTCCGCATCAAGGCCGAGAAGGATCTCGGTCCGGATGAGCCCAATCTCCTGGCCGTCGACAACCAGCTTCTTGTTCCGGTCGGCAAGGTCGTCCGCGTTCAGGTTACCGCTTATGACGTCATCCACGCCTTTGCGGTGCCGAGCTTCGGCGTGAAGGTCGACGCCGTGCCGGGCCGCCTCAACGAAACCTGGTTCCGCGCCGATCGCGAAGGCGTCTATTACGGCCAGTGCTCGGAACTCTGCGGCAAGGACCACGCCTTCATGCCGCTGGCTTTCCGCGTCGTCAGCCAGGCCGAATACGATGCCTGGGCGGCGAAGACCCGGCAGTCTGCAATGAATGAACAGCCGCGCACGGTCGCTGACGCGTCCGTCTCGACCGGCAAGTAA
- a CDS encoding invasion associated locus B family protein has protein sequence MAGFNRLFGLPLSFAALAGLLFAGPAAAQGTVKQASGDWQIRCDTPPGAKGEQCALVQSVTAEDQPNIGLSIIVLKLADNKNRLLRVLAPLGVLLPAGLGLRIDDAEIGRAGFVRCVADGCVAEVVLDENLISKLRNGKSAIFIIFKTPEEGIGIPVSLNGFGPGFDTLK, from the coding sequence ATGGCTGGATTTAATCGCCTTTTCGGCCTGCCGCTGAGTTTTGCCGCGCTCGCCGGTCTTCTTTTTGCGGGCCCCGCCGCCGCGCAGGGCACCGTCAAACAGGCGTCCGGCGACTGGCAGATTCGCTGCGACACGCCTCCGGGCGCCAAAGGCGAACAGTGCGCGCTTGTGCAAAGCGTGACCGCCGAAGACCAGCCGAATATCGGTCTGTCGATCATTGTCCTGAAACTCGCCGACAATAAGAATCGATTGCTGCGCGTGCTGGCGCCGCTCGGGGTGCTTTTGCCCGCCGGGCTCGGCCTGCGAATCGATGACGCCGAAATCGGCCGCGCCGGTTTTGTGCGCTGCGTCGCCGATGGCTGCGTGGCCGAAGTCGTGCTGGACGAGAACCTGATCTCGAAACTGCGCAACGGTAAATCGGCGATCTTCATCATCTTCAAGACACCCGAAGAAGGGATTGGCATCCCGGTGTCACTGAACGGTTTCGGCCCCGGCTTCGACACGCTGAAGTAA
- the rsmD gene encoding 16S rRNA (guanine(966)-N(2))-methyltransferase RsmD: protein MRIIAGRFKGHALKTPKTYRVRPTSDRLRETLFNVLAHSYGDPVDGARVLDLFAGTGALGLEAMSRGAAFALFVEDGVEARGLLRGNVEALGVAGTTRIFRRDATKLGPAAPNEPFTLVFADPPYGKGLGEKALVSALGGGWLTSDSLIVVEEAGNAEFKVPDGFEEIETRSYGEAKLIFLKLT from the coding sequence ATGCGCATCATCGCCGGCCGCTTCAAAGGCCATGCGCTGAAGACGCCGAAGACCTATCGCGTGCGGCCGACCTCGGACCGATTGCGCGAAACGCTCTTCAACGTGCTTGCGCACTCTTACGGCGATCCCGTTGACGGAGCGCGGGTTCTCGATCTTTTCGCCGGCACGGGCGCGCTCGGGCTCGAGGCCATGTCGCGCGGCGCGGCGTTCGCGCTTTTCGTCGAGGACGGGGTCGAGGCGAGGGGACTTCTGCGCGGCAATGTCGAGGCGCTGGGCGTTGCCGGAACAACCCGCATCTTCCGCCGCGATGCGACCAAGCTCGGTCCGGCGGCGCCGAACGAGCCGTTCACGCTCGTCTTCGCCGACCCGCCTTACGGCAAGGGTCTCGGCGAAAAAGCGCTCGTCTCGGCGCTCGGCGGCGGCTGGCTGACGTCCGACAGTCTGATCGTCGTCGAGGAGGCGGGGAACGCCGAGTTCAAGGTTCCGGACGGGTTCGAGGAGATCGAGACGCGGAGCTATGGAGAGGCCAAGCTCATCTTCCTCAAGCTCACCTAG